The Flavobacteriales bacterium genome contains the following window.
AAGACCTGGCCAACACGGACGCGCCCGCAGCGCGGCTGGCCGTGGGCGACAGTGGTGCCTTCGATGCTCAATGGAGCGCCGACGGCAAGAGCATCTATTTCCTGTGCGGGAAGAACAAGGAAGGAGTGGCGCAGCTCTATCGCACTGATGCATCCGGCAACCCCATGCAACAGCTCACACGACTTCCGCTGGACATCGGAGCATACCGCGTGACGAACGACGGCGCCGGTGCGGTGGTGTCCCTGGCCGTGTTCCCCGGCAATGGGGATGAAGTTGCGCGCACGGTAGAACGCAATGGCGTACGCGCCATGGGCAGCGGCAACTTGTACGACCGGGTATTCGTGCGCCACTGGGACACTTGGGCCGATGGCACGCGCAACCACCTCTTCCATGTGCGCTTCAGCGACGGTGCCATCACTGCCCTCACACCCGGCTTTGATGGCGACGTGCCCGGCAAGCCCTTTGGCGACAACGGCGACTTCCTCATCAGTCCCGATGGGAAGACAGTCTATTTCAGTGCGCGCGAGGCAGGACGCACTGAGCCATGGAGCACCAACTTCGATATCTACGGTGTTGCCGTCACTGGCGGGGCGCTGAAGAACCTCACGGCGACCAACGAAGCATGGGATGCGGCGCCACGGCTTTCCCCCGACGGCAAGACCCTTGCCTACAAAGCCATGAAGCGCACGGGTTTCGAGGCGGACAGGTTCGAGGTGCAATTGCTCGACCTGGCAACCGGCACCGTGCGCCCCGTTGCCACCAGTTGGGACCGCAGCGTGGAGCAGATGCAATGGAGCAATGACGGGAAGAGCCTTTACGTGACCGCTGATGACCAAGGTGCCCATCGTCTCTTCCGGATCGGCATCGATCCCAAGAAGTCCGGTGTTGTGCAGTTGTCCAAGAGCGGGCACATCGATGCGTTCCACGAGACCGGCAAGGGTTTCGTGTTCCTCAAGAGCGCGATGAACAGTCCAAGCCAGCTCTTTGCCGCGAAACCTGGTGCCGCGGTGGTGGACGAGGGTGCAATGAAGCTCACCACCGTGAACGCCGGTCTGGCCGACAAGGTTTTCGGTGCGTACGAGCAGTTCACCTTCCCCGGATGGAACAATGAGACGGTGCACGGCTATGTGGTGAACCCGTCGGACTACGTTGAGGGGAAAAGGTACCCAGTGGTGTTCCTGATCCACGGTGGTCCGCAAGGCAGTTTCGGCGACATGTGGAGCTACCGCTGGAATGCGCAGACCTATGCTGGTGCCGGATACGGTGTGGTGATGATCGACTTCCACGGCAGCACGGGATACGGCCAGGCGTTCTGCGATGCGATCAGCGAGCACTGGGGCGATCGTCCGCTGGAAGACCTGCAGAAGGGGTGGGCGCACGCGTTGAAAAGCTATCCGTTCCTTGACGGAGACCGGGCTGCAGCTCTCGGCGCGAGCTACGGTGGTTACATGGTGAACTGGATCGCGGGCCGCTGGAAGGAGCCCTGGAAGGCATTGGTGAGCCACTGCGGCGTGTTCGATTCGCGCAGCATGGGCTATAGCACGGAGGAGCTCTGGTTCAGCGATTGGGAGAACGGTGGCAGTTCGTTCAAGCATCCGGAGAAGGCGGACGTGTTCAATCCTGCGCTGTTCGTCAAGGATTGGAGCGTGCCCATGCTCGTCATCCACGGCGACCTCGACTTCCGTATCCCCATCACACAGGGTATCTCGGCGTTCACGGCACTGCAGGAGAAAGGCGTTCCCTCGCAGTTTCTGCGTTTTCCTGATGAGAACCACTGGGTGCTGAAGCCGCGCAACAGCATGCAGTGGCACAACACGGTGTTCGGCTGGTTGGATCAACACATCGGGGGAGGCCCTCGCTGAAGTCAGCCGAAGAGCGTCTTGTGGCCAACGTGCCCATGGATGTCGCGATCAAGTGCGCCGGCGCCGGCGATGACCGCCATCCGATCCTGCAGAACATCGGAACGGGCAACCACCCGTTGCTTAGGTAACCAGCAGGGGTTCCTTTGATGTGACTGGCGGTTGGGCCAGGAACGTTACGCCAGGATGTGAAGCGCATTGTGGGGGTGTACCAGAACCTCACGCCATGAAGACTCTCTTGATCTGTACCCTACTGTCCTCCAGCGCGCTCACAACGGGCCATGCGGCCATCGTCTTCCACGATCGCGCAGCCTGCACGACCGAACTGCCTGGCGGCGATCCGCGGATACAGCTCTGCGGCAAGCTCACCGGTGATGTGACCAGGACGGATCTCGACACCGCCGCTGAAGTGAAGCTCGTAAGCTGCGTATCGGGCGCGCGCATCACCACCCTGGCCGTGTGCATACGCAATTGCGAAGGCAAGACCGAAGCGCTCACCGCTGCGAACGGAACGCTCACCCCGGCCATGAAAAAGATGATCGTCAACCTGCCGAAAGGAACACCCTTCGTCGTGCGCGTTTCGGTGAAGGACGAAAAAGGCCGCGACTGGCAGGTGCCTGACGCGGCCTTCGTTTGGAAGGGCTAGATCTCAACGAACGGCGAACCGGGCTTGGCGCGTTGTGCCGTTGGCGGCGCGTTCCTGCAAGATGTAGAGAGCCTGGGGCAGGTGGCCGACCACAACTTGTTCGGAGGTGGTAACAACACGCTGCGCGTGCACTAAGCGACCGTCCGTTGAGAGGATCCGCAAGGTGCTTCCCACCTGCGCCCCGTTCACACGGAGCACGTCCTCGGTGGGGTTGGGGAACAGCTGAAGCGCAGACGGCTCGGATCGACTGGCAATAGCCATACCGGTTGCCACAAAAAGCTCGCTCGTGTTGGTGCGCACTGGTGCGTTGAAGTCGAAGAAGATGTCGGCCGCGTTCGCCAGCACCAAGCCGGGCATCACCGGTGGCGTAGGCCTTATGCGGAAGCCCACTGCTCCGTGGCTCCGTGGTTCGTTGGTGTTACTGTCCGGCAGCAGGATGTTGTTGAAGGTCCATTCCACCACGCGGCCCGGCTTGAAAGCCACGCTGAAGGGTTGGCTGGCTGCGCCCTGCTGGAAAGTGGACTGGTCGAGCTCCAGCGGAAGTGTGTCAACGACCACAACGGTGAACGCAGTGTCGGTACCGGTGTTCTGGAAGCGGATGACGTAATCGATGTACTCGTCCTGGTTGATGTAGTATTCGGAGCTGCTGAGGCCACTGCTGGTGAAGGCGGTCTTGTCGTTCGGGTCGTAGCTGCCGGTAACCCCGGTGAGCGTGCTCGCCTGGTCGTTTGATGCGTCCAGATCCGCCGGTGCTGTGGAAACGGACCATTGGTGAAGGATGCTTGTGCCGAGCGGTGTTCCGACTGGGATCAGTGTTAGCGCGTTGAAATTGGTTTGGGCAAAAGCTGCCACCGTGGGCACTACCCACAGCACGGTATTCCCGTTGACCGTTGTTGGTATCGGCGAAGCCTGCGAGAAGCTGGTTTGTGCATCCAATACACACGTTACCGTGACCGGCCCACTGTTCGTTGGAGTGTTGCTGAATACCGTTGAGAACGTGCTGTGCAAAAATCCGGGGCGCGCAAAGAAGCTGCCCGCGCTGATGGAGAGATCCACCGAGGAGCCCCAAACCGTGGTGTCGGCCAGGTCGATCGTTGCGCTGTCGCCGTTCAAGGTAAAGGGCACGGGTTGCGGCAATGGACAAATGGGATAGAGACCTGGGTCCAGTTGTTCCAAGGTGTAGCTGCCGGGTGGAAGACTTTCCAGGAAGCGGCCGTCCATGCTGGAGATCACCAGCTCGTTCACAGGGTTCACGCGCATGATGCGATACGGTATGCCCACATCCCCAGCATCCTGCAAGCAGTTCCCGTTCACATCGTTGAACACGGTGCCGTCCACTTGTCCGCAGCCAGGACCTGTTGCTGGAATGGTGACGGACAACCACTGATCGCAACCGGACACGCAGTAGCGCACACCGATATCGTACACACCGGGTCCCAGACCACCGATCTCGGCGGTGAACATGTTCTGGCCCGTGCTGAACAGGAGCACACCGTTCTGGTACACATCGAAGTAGGCGCACCAGCCCGGCATTGAGATATGGACCATTCCATTGTCCAAGAGGCAGTCTGCGGCATCCACGGAATCGATCCGCGCGAAACTGGTGCTGTCCATTTGGATGATGGACCCGGTGCTTGCGAACGATGAGCAACCGTTCGCATCGAACGCCTGGAAAGTGTAGGTGCCATTACCGCAGAAGCCGTAGAAGATGGGGTCGCCTTGCACCGATATGCCGGTCTGTACGATGTTCGGATCGTCCCACTCGAACGCGTAGGGCGGCGTGCCATAGAAACCGACCTGTGTGGCGGCGCCGGCGCCATTGCACACGCCCTCACAGGGCACCCCGAAGCCGGTGGTGAACATGGAACCTGCATGGTTGAGACCGGAAAACGCGCCGATGTCGTTCACGTTCTGGACGGTCGCGTCCTGCGAGAGCACGGTGCCCAGGTCATCCGTAACCGTGAGGGTGTACACACCCGCGTTCAATCCCCAGATGGAATCGGTGGTAGCACTGTTGCTCCAGAGGTAGGTGTAGGGTGGTGTGCCACCGCCCACGACGGCTTGCACTGATCCGTTGCTGTTGGAGCAGGTCTCGTAGTGCGTGTTGAAACCGACGGTCAGTGGCTGCGCAAAGGCATGGACCGATAACCAAAGTGCAGGAAGCGCGAGTGTCCTCATGGGGTGGGGTGCTGTGAAGATGACGCAAGTTCCACGGAAGGTGGCCTGCGGACTAGGATGTTTTTCCAGCCCCGGTGTTGGGTTCGGGCCGCAAGTCTTCCACGAAGTACATGTGCACCTCGCCCTTGCCCTTGACCTTCACCGGGCCGCGCGGGGTGCAGCGCATATGGTCCATGATAAGCGCGTAGGTGGCGCCGCTGCAATTCACTTTTCCCGGCTCACCGGTGCTTTCCATGCGGCTGGCCAGGTTCACTGTGCCGCCCCAGATATCGTAGGCGAACTTCTTCTCGCCCACCACGCCGGCGGTGAGCGGCCCACTGTGAAGGCCAATGCGGATAGGCCAGGCTTCCTGTCCTTCGTTGGCTCGTTCTGCGTTGATGCGCTTCACCTCTTCGAGCATCGCCAGCGCCATACGAGCGGCATTGAGCGCATGCTCAGGGTCGTCGTTCGGAACGCCGGCCACGCACATGTAGGCGTCGCCGATGGTCTTGATCTTCTCCATGCGGTGCGCATCGCATAGCCGGTCGAACGCGCGGAAGAAACGGTCCAGTTCCGCTACGAGCTTGGCGCTCGGCATCCCTTCGCTGAAGCTGGTGAACCCCTTGAAGTCGCTGAAAAGCACGGTGCAATGCTCGTAGTGGTGTGCGGCGGCGTTGCCGTGCTCCTTCAGTTCGGCGGCCGTGCTGGCAGGCAGGATGTTGAGCAATAGATCATCGCTGCGCTTTTTCTCCTGCGCCAATTCCCGCGTGCGCTCGTCCACCATGGCCTCGAGCTGCGCTGCCGCACGGCGCAGGCGGCGAGTGCGCAGCTGCACGAACCCATAGAGCAGGATGCCGAGAGAACCGCCCGAAATGGAAAGGAAGCCTGCCGTGCGCCATGACGGCGGAGCAATGGTGAACGTGAACGCGATCGGCTGTTCGTTCCAGACACCGCTGCCGTTGCGCGCGATCACCTTGAAGGTGTAACTGCCTGGCGCGAGATTGCTGTATACCACGCGCCGTTCGGCCGTTACATCGCTCCAGCCCGGGTCATGCCCTTCCAAGTAGTACTGGTAGCGCACGGCTTCAGGCTCGGCCAGTGAAAGACCGACGAAAGCGAACGTGAGATGATTGCGGTTGTGGGGCAGCTGAAGGTCTTTCGGCAGGCCTTGCGCATCCAGGCCACTGCTCCACGGCGACCAGTCGGGCACCTCATGGTCCAGCAGCACTTGTGTGATACGCGTGTGCGGTGCCGTTGCGATCGTTGTCGCCCGCTCAGGATCGAACCGCGTTGCGCCGTTCACCGTGCCGAACCAGAGTGTCCCATCGATGTCGAGGAAGCACGCGTTGCGGAAGGCTTCCTGGCCGATGAAGCCATCGGCCGTGCCGAAGTGGTCCACGTTGAGCAGGCGTTCTTGCAGCACGTCCAGTTCAAGCCGGTCGAAGCCGCGCGCGGTGCCCGCCCACACGTTCTCGTCCGCATCGAGCAGCACTTGCACCACCCGGTCGCTGCTCAGTCCGTGGGCCGTGGTGAAGCGCGTGCTCTTCGCTCCGTTGAAGCGCCACAGCCCTTGCCCATCGGTGCCCGCCCAGATGTTCCCCGAGCCGTCGCGCACAAGAGCGGTTACTTGCACGTTCGCGGGAAGGTCAACGTCACGATCGCGGTACGCAACGGGGTTTCCGTCCATCAAGTAGGCCAGTCCGTCCTCGGTTGCGATCCACGTCCGATGGCCATCGGGCAACACATCAATGGCTGCTTCGGCATGGTCGCCGAACCTGCTCAGCGGTGAGCCGCGCTCTGAACGGAAAACGCCAGACTCGGTAGCGACCCACAGGGTGCTGTCCATAGACCGAACGGTATTGATGTGTGCCGGACCGAGCGTTCCAGCCCAGGTCGGCGACCGTAAGGATGCCCCGGTCCATTCCAACAAGCCATGGCCCGCAGTACCTACAAGCAGTGTCGAATCGGGGGAAAGGGCAAGGCACGTGATGTAGGCATCGCGCAGGCCGTCGTGCTCCCCGAACCAGCGCAAGCCTGATTGGTCCCAGCGGGTGAGCCCGCCACCACTGGTCCCGATCCACAATGCGCCATCAGGGGTGCGCAAAATGGCGCTCACGGTCCGCGCGCCAAGGCCGTCCCGCTCGGTGAAGTTGATGCAAGCGTCGTGGGTGAAGCGGGCCAGGCCACCGAACGCGGTGCCCATCCAGATGGCACCACTACGGTCCTGGAGCATGCACAGCACATCGCTATGGCCGAGGCCGTTGCCTGCGTGGAGGTGCAGCGGTCCATCAGGGCCGTTGCGATACGCCCCGTCAGTCCTGCCTGTCCATGTGTTTCCGCGTTGGTCCACGAGTCCGCATTGGGCAGTGGGGTCGGCGCCGGGGTTGTTGCACACGATACGGTAGGTGCTGTCGCGCGGGTCGAGGGCGGCGCGTGTTTCCGGTGGTGGGGCGCCATGCTTTCGTGTCCACAGCTCGAAGTCCTTGCCGTCGCTACGGCAAAGCCCGCCCAAGGTCTGCACCCACAGGTGGCCGAGGCTATCCTCGGCCAGGGCATCCACCGTGGCACTGGGCAGCCCGTGCTCGGCCCCGAAGACCTTCACATTGAACTGCTGGGCAAGGAGCGCCCCATGCCAAAGCACCAGGATGGCGGCGGCCAAGCGGTGCGTGGTGGGCATGGGGGCAAGGTATCCCTGGTGCGTGCAAGGCCTGCCGGAAAAAACCTTCAACAAGTGAACGATCCGGCAAAGGCGGCTTTACATTCGGAGTGCCTAACGCCGGAGGCTCCCCCGGCGGACCAAAACCCCAAACCCATGAACATCACCTTCAACGAACTGCGCCGCATCAAGGACCGCTTACCGGACGGCAGCATCCATCGCATCGCGAGCGAGCTGGACATGAACGTGGAGACCGTGTGGAACTACTTCGGTGGGTACAGCCACAAGGAAGGGCGCAGCATGGGCGTGCATCTGGAGGGTGGACCTGACGGCGGCATTGTGGCGTTGGACGATACACGCATCCTGGACCTGGCCAATCAGATCCTGGAAGAACCGCGCAACTGAGCGCGTTCGAGGATCGGTGCGTGGGCACTGATCGGATGGTGCCGGCAACGGCAGGGAAAGAGGTCGAGCAACATCGGCCTCTTTTCTTTTTCACCTCTCCCTGCCCTCTCCAAAGGAGAGGGTGAAATGCGTGCAAGCAAAGAGCCTATGGAGCATCGACTGGCTCGCACCGCTCCATGATGAACGCACCAAGCCAATCGTGTACGCTCGGACCCCTCTCCACTGGAGAGGGGCAGGGGTGAGGCCATTTGCCCTGAGGGCAGCGTGAGGTCGCTATGACCGAGCACGGAAGGTTCAGAACATCACCCGCACCTGCATCTTCACTTCGCTGCGCACGCTGCCATTGATCTCCTGCAAGCCGCTGCTGTACACGTCCTGGTTGTTGTAAAGCCAGGCACCGTAGCGCACCCATACGTCCACGCGCTTCATGGGGTTGGCACGCACCATGGCGTACCAGCGCATGCCGCGCCCGAAGTACGGTGGTATGGAGAACAATCCGATGATGTCGTTCTCATAAGCGTACACGCGTGAGTCGTAGTTGTCCGTGTCGAACAACGCGACGCGCAACGTGTACTCGAAGGTGCTGCGCAGCGGGCGGTGCACCAGGTCCTGGTATACCAACAGTCCGTGTTTCAAGGGGTCGTCGCCGCGCGTGAAGTTGATGGCCTCGGCACGCGTGCGCAGGCTGATGCTCTCACTGACCCTGTAGCTGGCGTTGAAGCGGTAGTTCTCCTGCACGGCGTTCACGATGAAGTCGATGCCCTCCACGTCCTCGCTGGTGTTGCGTGCGCGGTCCTGGTGGCGGTAGCGTGCGTAGAGCTCCACCTTCTTGCTCGGTTTCCAAGTGAGCTGCACCAGCGCGTCGTAGCCATCGCTGGGCGAGTTCACCAGGAAGCGCAGCCACGGGAACCGGAACCTGTCGAAGTACGCGTTCAGCACCCACTGGCGCGTGGGGCGCACTTCAATGCCGGCATAGAAACCTTCTTCGTTCCATGGATTCGTGCCTTCGGCAAAACCAGTGCTCACCAAACCGTGGAAGTCGCGCTGGTAGTTGCGGTACACCAAGGCCAGCGACACGGTGCGGTCCAGTGCGAGCAATGAACCGACGTTGAACGCCACCCCGCCACTGCTGCTGCGCGCCACCTCGCCGAAGACGCTCACGTTGCGCCACAACCAGTTGGCATCGATGCCCATGGTCGTGTTCTGCGAACCCTGGAACTCGAACTGGTTGTATGGCCGCGTGTTGCGCACCAGTTCGGTTCCGAAGGAGACAGTGGCGAGCGTTGCACCGATGCTCAAAGCCTTGTGGCGGAACTGCAGATGCCCGCCGATCGTGCGCGCGTCCAGTGCATCCTTCTTCTCCAATTCGTTGTTGGTGCGGTGGAAACCGTCTTCCTGGAACGAACTGAAAATGATGCCGACGTCCCCGGCAGAGTTGTCGCCACCGGCTATGCTGTCCACGTTCGCGTCGAGCTTGCGCTGGCTGTAAAAGGCAGTGATGTCGAACTTCTTGCCGACCCCGATGGTGGCGCCGATGCCGCGCAGGAAGAGGTTCTCGTTCACGCTGGCGTAGGGGAGGAGACCTCCGGCGTTGCGCTTCACGTTCATGGTGTAGGCGCTCTTGCTGCCGAACGCCAAGCCGCTCCAGTACGTGAGCCCCTGTCCGAACTGGGCTTGGTAGTCACCGAGCGCGAGGGCTTTCACCGGACCGATGTTGCGCACGAAGAGGTGGGCGCTGTAGAAGTCGAAGCCGTTCTGCTGCGAGCCTTGGAATAACTCCTCGCCTTCGTCCTTCTCCGCCGTGATACCGAAACTGATGTTCTGCCGGTAGCGGAAACGGTAGCGAGCGTAGAGCTTCACCGGGCTGCCGAGGTACACCCTGTTGTTGCGGCGGAGCGAATCCACTACTTGGGCATCACTGAAGTCGGGCAAGGCCTCACCGTCCGGGTCGCTGTACTCCTGGCCGATGAAGTTGTTGCGGTCCATGAAGCCCTTGCGTTCCTCCACGTTCAGCACGCTGCGCACGATCACTTCGTGCGAACCGTTCTTCATGATCTCCTTGAAGCTGGCCGTGGTGCGTTGTTCGTTGCCGCTCACGCGAACGAAGGGCAGCACGAGCTGGATGGTGCGCACGTCCCATCCGTCCACGGCCTGCAGTTCGTAGATGCTGAGCAGTCGTCCGTTGTCTTCCAAGTGCGCAAGCAGTGCCCCGATCTGCGCATCGTTGAGCAGTTGCAGGTTGCTGAGTTCCTGCGCATCGGTGCGGTTGAGGTCGATGGGGTCCTGGTAATAGCCCGCCAGGATGTCGAAGAGCACGGTGAGGTCCAGGTCGTTGTCCTCGCCTAGCTGCTCAGCCGCCGCCTCGATGCGTTGCTCGATGAGGTCGCGCGGGATCTTGTCTTCTCCTTGGGCAAGCACGTTCGTGGTGCCAAGGACGAAGAGGAAACAACTGATGATCGGAACAATTGCAGACACCCTGGCCCTCGCGTCATCGCGAGGCCCTTCACAGGGCCGAAGCGATCCAGCCAGGGGAAGCGCTGGATCGCTTCGTCGCAGAGCCTCCTCGCGATGACGGAAGCGCCCAAGTATCGCGATCGGAAACCGCATCACTCGAACCGATAGAGAAGACCGATCTGCGGTGTGGCGCCCAATTGGCTGCGGAACGCGACGGCCAGGTCAGCATCGAACTTCCCGAAGCGAACACCCAGCCCGAAGTGGCCTTGCACCGGCGCTGTACTCACACCGGTGCGCAGGAAGAGCACCTTGTTCGGGTGCCATTCCAAACCGGCACGCACGGATTCCGGCTTGTCGATGTCCTTCACCAGTTCGCAGTTGATCGTGAGCTTGTTGCTGGGCAGCCAGCCGAGGCCCGCCCGGATGATGGTGGGAATACGTTCGTCGTAGGACCCGCCCACCTTGGCGCGGTTCGGGTTGTACACGTGCGCACCGATCCACAGTTTCTCCACCAAGCGCGCCTGCACACCGA
Protein-coding sequences here:
- a CDS encoding S9 family peptidase, translated to MKPCPSIRHVLTLSIVALSVECSAQRTPFTYQDMLLLDRISGLEVDPAGNRALYAVRGTDMEKNRGVRSLWLKDLANTDAPAARLAVGDSGAFDAQWSADGKSIYFLCGKNKEGVAQLYRTDASGNPMQQLTRLPLDIGAYRVTNDGAGAVVSLAVFPGNGDEVARTVERNGVRAMGSGNLYDRVFVRHWDTWADGTRNHLFHVRFSDGAITALTPGFDGDVPGKPFGDNGDFLISPDGKTVYFSAREAGRTEPWSTNFDIYGVAVTGGALKNLTATNEAWDAAPRLSPDGKTLAYKAMKRTGFEADRFEVQLLDLATGTVRPVATSWDRSVEQMQWSNDGKSLYVTADDQGAHRLFRIGIDPKKSGVVQLSKSGHIDAFHETGKGFVFLKSAMNSPSQLFAAKPGAAVVDEGAMKLTTVNAGLADKVFGAYEQFTFPGWNNETVHGYVVNPSDYVEGKRYPVVFLIHGGPQGSFGDMWSYRWNAQTYAGAGYGVVMIDFHGSTGYGQAFCDAISEHWGDRPLEDLQKGWAHALKSYPFLDGDRAAALGASYGGYMVNWIAGRWKEPWKALVSHCGVFDSRSMGYSTEELWFSDWENGGSSFKHPEKADVFNPALFVKDWSVPMLVIHGDLDFRIPITQGISAFTALQEKGVPSQFLRFPDENHWVLKPRNSMQWHNTVFGWLDQHIGGGPR
- a CDS encoding T9SS type A sorting domain-containing protein; the encoded protein is MRTLALPALWLSVHAFAQPLTVGFNTHYETCSNSNGSVQAVVGGGTPPYTYLWSNSATTDSIWGLNAGVYTLTVTDDLGTVLSQDATVQNVNDIGAFSGLNHAGSMFTTGFGVPCEGVCNGAGAATQVGFYGTPPYAFEWDDPNIVQTGISVQGDPIFYGFCGNGTYTFQAFDANGCSSFASTGSIIQMDSTSFARIDSVDAADCLLDNGMVHISMPGWCAYFDVYQNGVLLFSTGQNMFTAEIGGLGPGVYDIGVRYCVSGCDQWLSVTIPATGPGCGQVDGTVFNDVNGNCLQDAGDVGIPYRIMRVNPVNELVISSMDGRFLESLPPGSYTLEQLDPGLYPICPLPQPVPFTLNGDSATIDLADTTVWGSSVDLSISAGSFFARPGFLHSTFSTVFSNTPTNSGPVTVTCVLDAQTSFSQASPIPTTVNGNTVLWVVPTVAAFAQTNFNALTLIPVGTPLGTSILHQWSVSTAPADLDASNDQASTLTGVTGSYDPNDKTAFTSSGLSSSEYYINQDEYIDYVIRFQNTGTDTAFTVVVVDTLPLELDQSTFQQGAASQPFSVAFKPGRVVEWTFNNILLPDSNTNEPRSHGAVGFRIRPTPPVMPGLVLANAADIFFDFNAPVRTNTSELFVATGMAIASRSEPSALQLFPNPTEDVLRVNGAQVGSTLRILSTDGRLVHAQRVVTTSEQVVVGHLPQALYILQERAANGTTRQARFAVR
- a CDS encoding DNA-binding protein, which translates into the protein MNITFNELRRIKDRLPDGSIHRIASELDMNVETVWNYFGGYSHKEGRSMGVHLEGGPDGGIVALDDTRILDLANQILEEPRN